Proteins from one Chitinispirillales bacterium ANBcel5 genomic window:
- a CDS encoding zinc-binding dehydrogenase, which translates to MREDLLAKECPETKEKEIVVEMEALRCLYPKKFVPEKICLRQNLKDEVLVKLQGCGVCASNIPIWEGRDWFSYPLDYGAPGHEGWGIVEEIGDNVRDVQVGDRVCFISNKAFAQYEIVNGKNLVTVPRELNDLYFPGEPLGCAMNIFERSNIQPGQNVAIVGNGFLGILLVRLCSLAGARVVALSRRHFALELAEQFGASEVVSMDDHNKVIQHVANLTQSKGCETVIEASGHSWPLNIASEIIANRGRLIIAGYHQDGNRSINLQQWNWKGIDVINAHEREESKYIEGMKKAVQVICEGKIDIAPLITHTFPLRETNEAFEIMNSRPDGFLKAVVIP; encoded by the coding sequence ATGAGAGAAGATCTTTTAGCAAAGGAATGCCCGGAAACTAAGGAAAAAGAAATAGTAGTAGAAATGGAGGCGCTGCGCTGTTTATACCCTAAAAAATTTGTACCAGAAAAAATATGTTTGCGACAAAACTTAAAAGATGAAGTTTTGGTAAAATTACAGGGGTGTGGTGTTTGTGCTTCAAATATTCCAATTTGGGAAGGAAGAGATTGGTTTTCTTATCCTTTAGATTATGGTGCTCCGGGACATGAAGGGTGGGGGATCGTTGAAGAGATAGGAGATAATGTAAGAGACGTTCAAGTAGGTGATAGAGTATGTTTTATTTCGAATAAAGCATTTGCCCAGTATGAAATAGTTAATGGGAAAAATCTGGTTACTGTTCCTCGTGAACTCAATGATTTGTATTTTCCTGGTGAACCGTTGGGTTGTGCTATGAATATTTTTGAGAGAAGTAATATTCAACCTGGACAAAATGTAGCAATTGTAGGCAACGGTTTTTTGGGAATATTGCTTGTCAGGTTATGTTCATTGGCTGGAGCCAGAGTTGTTGCTCTTTCCAGGAGACATTTTGCATTAGAACTCGCAGAACAGTTTGGAGCTTCTGAAGTTGTTTCTATGGATGATCATAACAAGGTTATCCAGCATGTTGCAAACCTTACTCAATCGAAGGGATGTGAAACCGTTATTGAAGCCTCTGGTCACAGTTGGCCATTGAATATAGCCTCAGAAATTATTGCTAACAGGGGAAGATTGATTATAGCCGGGTATCACCAGGATGGAAACAGGAGTATAAATCTGCAACAGTGGAACTGGAAAGGAATAGATGTAATTAATGCTCATGAACGGGAAGAGTCGAAATATATTGAAGGTATGAAAAAGGCAGTTCAAGTAATTTGTGAAGGTAAGATAGATATAGCTCCTTTAATCACGCACACCTTTCCATTGAGAGAGACAAATGAAGCATTCGAAATCATGAACTCAAGACCAGATGGTTTTTTGAAAGCTGTGGTGATACCATGA
- a CDS encoding Gfo/Idh/MocA family oxidoreductase, with translation MTVETKSITQKLNLAFIGLGWIGYNRMQAVLGSGLAQALYLSDTQPCTLSKISENNPYAYLCTDSQQIDYSAVDGVVIATPSALHGKQTIDALEAGCSVFCQKPLARTAGECREILDTARIQDKLLGVDFSYRHLKATSLTKELLKSGDIGEIYAVDACFHNAYGPDKEWFYNPSLSGGGCVMDLGIHMVDTVLYLLDEHQVKTVSGKHFSKGKPVSNKMGIIEDHSFVQIGLENNTNVQIACSWNLNTGCDAVINITLFGTRGSLCIKNVNGSFYDFTLERYRGTSKEVLLSPPDDWGGRAIVEWAQNLYEGKKYDPEGERLYTVSQIIDSIYGR, from the coding sequence ATGACTGTAGAAACTAAAAGTATAACTCAAAAACTAAATTTAGCTTTTATCGGTCTGGGCTGGATAGGGTATAATAGAATGCAGGCTGTGCTTGGAAGTGGTCTGGCTCAGGCACTCTATCTTTCCGATACTCAACCCTGTACACTATCAAAAATCAGTGAAAATAATCCTTATGCATATCTATGCACTGATTCTCAGCAAATAGATTACAGTGCTGTTGATGGAGTTGTAATAGCAACGCCAAGTGCATTACATGGAAAGCAAACAATTGATGCGTTAGAAGCAGGGTGTTCTGTTTTTTGTCAAAAACCTCTCGCCAGAACCGCAGGTGAATGCAGAGAAATATTGGATACTGCACGAATTCAGGATAAACTTCTGGGCGTGGATTTTTCATATCGTCATCTTAAGGCCACATCACTTACTAAAGAACTTCTGAAAAGTGGTGATATAGGAGAGATATATGCTGTAGATGCCTGTTTTCACAATGCCTATGGTCCTGATAAGGAATGGTTCTATAACCCTTCATTATCAGGTGGTGGTTGTGTTATGGATTTAGGTATTCATATGGTTGATACTGTATTGTACTTACTTGATGAACATCAGGTTAAAACTGTGTCTGGAAAACATTTTTCTAAAGGCAAACCTGTGAGTAATAAAATGGGTATCATAGAAGACCATTCTTTTGTTCAGATTGGGCTTGAAAACAACACTAATGTCCAAATCGCCTGTTCATGGAATTTAAATACCGGATGCGATGCTGTTATAAATATCACTTTATTTGGAACCAGGGGTTCACTTTGTATTAAAAATGTAAATGGTTCATTTTATGACTTTACCCTTGAACGATATAGGGGAACTTCAAAAGAAGTTTTGCTTAGTCCTCCTGATGATTGGGGTGGTAGGGCTATCGTTGAGTGGGCACAAAACCTTTATGAAGGGAAAAAATATGATCCTGAAGGAGAGCGTCTGTATACTGTTTCCCAGATCATTGATAGTATATACGGAAGATAG